The Planctomycetota bacterium genome window below encodes:
- a CDS encoding deoxyribodipyrimidine photo-lyase/cryptochrome family protein, with the protein MPAPVPAVVVWLKRDLRATDHAALATAVARARGGAVVALFVYEPEVLGQPEWHPSHTEFQRECLVDVERSLRTLGIRLVTRRGEAVAALERLRRELGFGLLVAHEETGTAVTYARDRRVRRWAREVGIELVELPQTGVVRRLPSRDGWNRLWEQRMTAPQATVPRAPGSGGRDRIGRLESAGLLGCRDLGLPPDLRERQAGGQRAAEGILADFLARRGRGYAGGISSPVHAATNCSRLSPYLAFGAISLRQVWQACEARRLTAREELATATDGRQRVAAEAWQRSLRAVQSRLHWHCHFMQKLEDEPAIESANMLRAADGLRDPGGYPERLAAWQAGRTGYPLVDACMRSLVATGWATFRMRALLVSFASYSLWLDWRPTGLYLARQFLDFEPGIHWAQMQMQSGTTGINTLRIYNPTKQALEQDPHGVFIRRWVPELAGVPTAYLHEPWTMPPAVQQGAGCLVGRDYAAPIVDHAAEVRVAKRRLAAVRGEPEARAEARAVARRHGSRRDRRGAMQQDPVRRGLFGKTTAADRKRKSSTHADPQRRFLFDLDGDQPAGPAGDRAP; encoded by the coding sequence ATGCCCGCTCCTGTTCCTGCCGTCGTCGTCTGGCTGAAGCGTGATCTCCGCGCCACCGATCACGCGGCGCTGGCGACCGCCGTCGCCCGTGCCCGCGGCGGTGCGGTCGTGGCGCTGTTCGTCTACGAGCCCGAGGTCCTCGGGCAGCCCGAATGGCACCCGAGCCACACGGAGTTCCAGCGCGAGTGCCTCGTCGACGTCGAGCGGTCCCTGCGCACGCTCGGCATCCGGCTGGTGACCCGCCGCGGCGAGGCGGTGGCAGCGCTCGAGCGGCTCCGCCGCGAGCTCGGCTTCGGCCTGCTGGTCGCCCACGAGGAGACCGGGACCGCCGTCACCTACGCGCGCGACCGGCGCGTGCGCCGCTGGGCCCGCGAGGTGGGGATCGAACTGGTGGAGCTCCCGCAGACCGGCGTCGTCCGGCGGCTCCCGTCGCGCGACGGCTGGAACCGCCTCTGGGAGCAGCGCATGACCGCGCCACAGGCGACGGTGCCACGCGCCCCCGGCAGCGGTGGCCGCGATCGGATCGGCCGCCTCGAATCGGCGGGGCTTCTCGGGTGCCGCGACCTCGGCCTGCCCCCTGACCTGCGGGAGCGCCAAGCAGGCGGCCAGCGCGCGGCCGAGGGAATCCTCGCCGACTTCCTCGCGCGCCGGGGGCGCGGGTATGCCGGCGGGATCAGCAGCCCGGTGCACGCGGCCACCAATTGCTCGCGGCTGAGCCCGTACCTCGCGTTCGGGGCGATCTCGCTGCGGCAGGTGTGGCAGGCGTGCGAGGCGCGGCGGCTGACCGCGCGGGAGGAGCTCGCGACGGCGACCGACGGCCGCCAGCGCGTTGCTGCCGAGGCCTGGCAGCGGAGCCTCCGCGCGGTCCAGTCGCGCCTCCACTGGCACTGCCACTTCATGCAGAAGCTCGAGGACGAGCCGGCGATCGAATCGGCGAACATGCTCCGTGCTGCCGACGGCCTCCGCGATCCCGGCGGTTACCCGGAGCGCCTCGCCGCCTGGCAGGCGGGGCGCACCGGCTACCCGCTCGTCGACGCCTGCATGCGGAGCCTCGTCGCCACCGGCTGGGCGACGTTCCGGATGCGGGCCCTGCTCGTGTCGTTCGCCAGCTACTCGCTGTGGCTCGACTGGCGCCCCACCGGCCTGTACCTCGCCCGCCAATTCCTCGACTTCGAGCCGGGGATCCACTGGGCGCAGATGCAGATGCAGTCGGGGACGACGGGGATCAACACCCTGCGGATCTACAACCCCACCAAGCAGGCGCTCGAGCAGGATCCGCATGGGGTCTTCATCCGCCGCTGGGTGCCGGAATTGGCCGGCGTCCCGACGGCGTATCTCCACGAGCCGTGGACGATGCCTCCGGCGGTGCAGCAGGGGGCGGGCTGCCTCGTCGGGCGTGACTACGCGGCGCCGATCGTCGACCACGCCGCGGAAGTCCGCGTGGCGAAGCGTCGGCTGGCGGCGGTGCGTGGCGAACCGGAAGCCCGGGCCGAGGCCCGCGCCGTGGCGCGGCGCCACGGCAGTCGCCGCGACCGGCGCGGGGCGATGCAGCAGGATCCGGTGCGCCGCGGGCTGTTCGGGAAGACCACGGCAGCGGACCGGAAGCGGAAGTCGTCGACCCACGCCGATCCGCAGCGACGGTTCTTGTTCGACCTCGACGGCGACCAACCCGCCGGCCCCGCCGGCGATCGCGCCCCGTGA
- a CDS encoding phytoene/squalene synthase family protein translates to MSRRTDGHPPPAGTTFVCSGDEGKPSRSLGASSAGESIRRHSRSFSFASRLLPAAKRADVERLYAWCRWCDDGVDAAPTPQQAHAFVDRATEDVRRIIAGRSAIAEESRWLEELVGRHDLPLAAALSLLDGMRSDLTPAADFDEADLLRYCFRVAGTVGVLLCPILGLADRGLLPHAAALGMGMQMTNIARDVAEDWGRSRCYLPVGWTTGLRPGSGPPDPERVRQGVETILGVADGYYTAGESGIGGLAADARLAVRAAARIYRGIGTRIRSRDHRVLDRRVRVSTLGKLGLFAGALFAGSHTRRRVPLDDRAQGALAVAERLLAECEVS, encoded by the coding sequence ATGTCGCGCCGCACTGACGGCCATCCGCCACCGGCCGGCACGACCTTCGTCTGCTCTGGTGACGAAGGGAAACCGAGCCGGTCTCTCGGGGCGTCCTCGGCCGGAGAGTCGATCCGGCGGCACAGCCGGTCGTTCTCGTTCGCCAGCCGCCTCCTCCCGGCCGCGAAGCGCGCCGACGTGGAACGCTTGTATGCCTGGTGCCGGTGGTGCGACGACGGCGTCGACGCCGCCCCGACGCCGCAGCAGGCCCACGCCTTCGTCGACCGGGCCACCGAGGATGTCCGCCGGATCATCGCCGGCCGGAGCGCGATCGCCGAGGAGAGCCGCTGGCTCGAGGAGCTCGTCGGCCGTCACGACCTTCCGCTCGCGGCGGCGCTGTCGCTCCTCGACGGCATGCGCTCGGACCTGACGCCGGCGGCGGACTTCGACGAGGCCGACTTGCTCCGCTACTGCTTCCGCGTCGCCGGAACGGTCGGGGTATTGCTGTGCCCGATCCTCGGTCTGGCCGATCGCGGCCTGCTCCCCCACGCCGCAGCGCTCGGGATGGGGATGCAGATGACCAACATCGCGCGCGACGTGGCGGAAGACTGGGGGCGGTCGCGCTGCTACCTGCCGGTCGGATGGACCACCGGCCTCCGTCCCGGGAGCGGCCCGCCCGACCCGGAGCGGGTGCGCCAGGGTGTGGAGACGATCCTCGGGGTCGCCGACGGCTACTACACCGCCGGGGAGTCCGGCATCGGCGGGCTCGCGGCCGATGCCCGCCTCGCCGTCCGGGCCGCGGCGCGGATCTACCGCGGCATCGGCACCCGGATCAGGAGCCGCGATCACCGGGTGCTCGACAGGCGCGTCCGGGTCTCGACGCTCGGGAAACTCGGGCTGTTCGCCGGCGCGTTGTTCGCGGGCTCTCACACGCGCCGGCGGGTGCCGCTCGACGACCGCGCCCAGGGGGCGCTCGCCGTGGCCGAGCGACTGTTGGCGGAATGTGAGGTATCGTGA
- a CDS encoding phytoene desaturase — MSVATDAGTVAPRLTTGQRRRAAVIGSGFGGLAAAVRLQSMGFDTVCYETHDQPGGRAAVYEDRGYIFDAGPTVITAPHCLEELFALSGRRMSDFVRLLPVTPLYRLRWSDGVEFDYVADEAGLIEQVRRVNPADVDGYRRFADYSRQVFAKGYEELGAVPFLHFADMIRAAPQLARLRADRSVYATVSRFVTDEHLRQAFSFHPLLVGGNPLETSAIYTLIHWIERKWGVFFPAGGTGALVRGLVRLFHELGGTLRLEAPVDRVALETVGAATRHVVHAAGGPPQAFDLLVSNADVHHTYATLYRGVAAARRRQRRLERMAWSMSLFVLYFGTDRRYPNLAHHTILFGPRFHGLLRDIFHGHRLPEDFSLYLHAPTITDPTMAPAGCESFYVLSPVPHLGNAAIDWDAVAEGYGDAILRALEPHLPGVRAAIVTRRHVTPADFSSRFHAAHGSAFSVAPSLTQSAYFRPHNRDPDIPGLYLVGAGTHPGAGVPGVVNSAKATCATIAADFHVAPH, encoded by the coding sequence ATGAGCGTGGCGACCGACGCCGGGACGGTGGCGCCCCGGTTGACCACCGGTCAGCGACGGCGTGCGGCCGTGATCGGCAGCGGGTTCGGCGGGCTCGCGGCGGCCGTTCGCCTGCAGTCGATGGGGTTCGACACGGTGTGCTACGAGACCCACGACCAACCCGGCGGCCGCGCCGCCGTCTACGAGGATCGCGGCTACATCTTCGACGCCGGGCCGACCGTGATCACGGCCCCCCACTGCCTGGAGGAGTTGTTCGCGCTCTCCGGGCGGCGGATGTCGGACTTCGTGCGCCTGTTGCCGGTGACGCCGCTGTACCGTCTCCGGTGGAGCGATGGCGTGGAGTTCGACTACGTCGCCGACGAAGCCGGTCTGATCGAGCAGGTGCGGCGGGTCAACCCCGCCGACGTCGATGGGTACCGCCGCTTCGCCGACTACTCACGGCAGGTGTTCGCCAAGGGCTACGAGGAGCTCGGCGCCGTCCCGTTTCTCCATTTTGCCGACATGATCCGCGCCGCTCCGCAACTGGCCCGCCTGCGCGCCGACCGGAGCGTGTACGCCACCGTCTCGCGATTCGTCACGGACGAGCACCTCCGCCAGGCATTCAGCTTTCACCCGCTCCTGGTCGGTGGCAATCCGCTCGAGACCAGCGCGATCTACACGCTGATCCACTGGATCGAACGGAAGTGGGGCGTGTTTTTCCCCGCGGGGGGCACCGGCGCGTTGGTCCGCGGCCTGGTGCGGCTGTTTCACGAGCTCGGTGGCACGCTCCGGCTCGAAGCGCCGGTCGACCGCGTCGCGCTCGAGACCGTCGGCGCCGCGACCCGGCATGTCGTCCATGCCGCCGGCGGGCCGCCGCAGGCCTTCGACCTGCTCGTCTCGAATGCCGATGTCCACCACACCTACGCCACGCTCTACCGCGGCGTCGCCGCCGCGCGGCGCCGGCAGCGCCGGCTGGAACGAATGGCGTGGTCGATGTCGCTGTTCGTGCTGTACTTCGGCACCGACCGGCGGTATCCGAATCTGGCGCACCACACGATCCTGTTCGGGCCGCGGTTTCACGGACTGCTGCGCGACATCTTTCACGGCCATCGTCTTCCCGAGGATTTCAGCCTCTATCTCCACGCTCCCACGATCACCGACCCGACCATGGCCCCGGCCGGGTGTGAGTCGTTTTACGTCCTCAGTCCCGTGCCGCACCTGGGCAACGCGGCGATCGACTGGGACGCGGTGGCCGAGGGCTACGGCGACGCCATCCTCCGCGCCCTCGAGCCGCACCTGCCGGGAGTCCGCGCGGCGATCGTGACACGTCGGCACGTCACACCGGCCGATTTTTCATCCCGGTTCCACGCCGCCCATGGGTCGGCCTTCTCGGTCGCACCTTCGCTCACGCAAAGCGCTTACTTTCGGCCCCACAATCGCGACCCGGACATCCCCGGGCTGTATCTCGTCGGGGCAGGCACCCATCCCGGGGCCGGCGTCCCCGGCGTCGTCAACTCGGCAAAGGCCACCTGTGCCACGATCGCCGCCGATTTCCATGTCGCGCCGCACTGA